A section of the Thauera chlorobenzoica genome encodes:
- a CDS encoding EAL domain-containing response regulator, with product MKILIVDDDPFICRLMNRQLQALGFTEVTLYGRARSAVEHLEREPGAAELIFCDLQMPEMDGVEFIRHLVRIGYRGALVLISGEDERILQSAERLARADRLRVAGTLYKPVSNEQLQRLLQALPEASEECLAPAAPYGADELAHGIAAGQLVNHYQPKVDLRSGAVVGVEALVRWQHPEDGLVYPDRFIAAAEDHGLIDALMRAVLHRALCDARRCQLQGHALQLAINVSMDNLVRLDFPEFIEQEASAAGVAPSTLILEVTESRLMKNRQAALDILTRLRLKRVGLSIDDFGTGHSSLTQLRDIPFTELKIDRSFVHGAWRDDDLRTILDASLDMARKLGMKTVAEGIEDHDDWNHLRAAGCDIAQGWFITRALPVEQLLAWLHDREIGRASFNPAHNLF from the coding sequence ATGAAAATCCTGATAGTCGACGACGACCCCTTCATCTGCCGGTTGATGAATCGCCAGCTGCAGGCACTCGGGTTCACCGAAGTCACACTGTACGGGCGTGCACGCAGCGCGGTCGAGCACCTGGAACGCGAGCCCGGCGCGGCCGAGCTGATCTTCTGTGATCTGCAGATGCCCGAAATGGACGGTGTCGAGTTCATCCGCCACCTCGTCCGCATCGGCTACCGTGGTGCCCTGGTACTGATCAGCGGCGAGGACGAACGCATCCTGCAAAGCGCGGAGCGCCTGGCACGGGCCGACCGCCTGCGGGTCGCGGGCACGCTCTACAAGCCCGTGTCCAACGAGCAGCTGCAGCGGCTGCTGCAGGCACTACCGGAGGCCAGCGAGGAATGCCTCGCGCCCGCTGCCCCCTACGGCGCCGACGAACTGGCACACGGCATCGCCGCCGGGCAGCTGGTCAACCATTACCAACCCAAGGTCGATCTGCGCAGCGGAGCGGTGGTCGGCGTGGAAGCGCTGGTGCGCTGGCAGCACCCGGAAGACGGGCTGGTCTATCCGGATCGATTCATCGCGGCAGCCGAGGATCACGGCCTGATCGATGCACTGATGCGCGCGGTGCTGCACCGTGCGCTGTGCGATGCCCGGCGCTGCCAGCTGCAGGGTCACGCCCTGCAGCTGGCGATCAACGTGTCGATGGATAACCTCGTGCGTCTGGACTTCCCCGAATTCATCGAGCAGGAAGCCTCGGCCGCCGGAGTGGCGCCGAGCACGCTGATCCTCGAAGTCACCGAGAGCCGCCTGATGAAAAACCGCCAGGCGGCACTGGACATCCTCACCCGCCTGCGCCTGAAGCGCGTCGGCCTGTCGATCGACGACTTCGGCACCGGCCACTCTTCCCTCACCCAATTGCGCGACATCCCTTTCACCGAGCTGAAGATCGACCGCAGCTTCGTCCATGGCGCCTGGCGCGACGATGACCTGCGCACCATTCTCGACGCCAGCCTCGACATGGCCCGCAAACTGGGCATGAAGACCGTCGCCGAAGGCATCGAAGACCACGACGACTGGAACCATCTGCGCGCAGCCGGCTGCGACATCGCCCAGGGCTGGTTCATCACCCGGGCGTTGCCGGTCGAGCAGTTGCTTGCCTGGCTCCACGACCGGGAGATCGGCCGCGCCTCCTTCAATCCGGCCCACAATCTCTTTTGA
- a CDS encoding PAS domain S-box protein, translating to MNHNAMKAALGRAPADTPISPIAHLRRCLIVALLYALAGGAAMVLPLSSGYASPVWPAAGVAVAALLIWGPRCWPGVWLSGLSTNLWFDPSAAGAGLAALIASAVTAQALLGAWLARRYFRNDLPFAHDWRLGRVLIGAGPLACLLSASLSTAIRFFGGRLEEAALLDEWLRWWSGDTLGVLLFAPLSLLLWPGAHPFRVLGGGSYRFALPLIVTTALLVLGHLGLAQLIDLRARSQTHALMEVISDNETQAIVETLLPLQGLAHFFTASREVTREEFREYAHSFLDHPAILSVDWAPRITAAQRSGFEASMLAEGFETFRIAELDDQGELQPASRRAEYFPILYSEPFAVSRDVLGLDHGFDPLRRQAMATARDNGIAVASDRIHLPRTGRHASLAYIPVWRQAGGERPQHPAGYVAGVVDIPQLFAPLVERARAQGLAVRITDITRDNPPHPLIDGLRSGASPDWRREFHFGSRTWRLEMQPDSPPRLPGPSSEERLFLGFTLLTALLAAFATLSSTGRHALINREVSERTAQLRSELDARSAAERALHLSEERYRQLIELSPLGILVQCDGRFMFVNTRTLAMFGARSADQLLGRALIDFVHPDSRDIIRERTELRSKGLPAPNPTVIHYHRLDGSYSWAELSSVPYLHGGRLGSLILLNDISARIRAEEQHDRFFNLSLDLFCIASTDGHFKSVNPAFTRILGWSEEELLSRPMFDFVHPDDIPATRHELQHLAHNNNSTLGFENRYRCKDGSWRWLSWKALPQPGQLLFATARDMTEQHRAARQLTELNAELQQRIEERSRTLTELEAKKEEIRAVLDHLLECVITIDRHGTIRRVNPAIEPLLGYTPAELLGRNVSCLMDSPHRDQHDGYLARYLQSGERHIIGSSREVTGRHKNGTAVSLELSVSEYRIDGEHLFIGTLRDIRERRALIASLTQAREDAEQASRAKSAFLAAMSHEIRTPMNGVIGLIDVLAQDDLNLQQADLVKTIRESAGNLLSIIDDILDFSKIEAGKLEIGQETVDFPALLEEQGRTLIPLAEAKGVDLEVHVEAGMPRWIHADPLRLRQILCNLVGNAIKFSSTERNPSAGRGRIHVRARVRAATPLQVVLEVEDNGIGISAAHQRNLFTPFTQAESSTTRRFGGTGLGLAICKRLVDLMNGEIGVDSCPGRGSLFSVRLPLEPASPPASIDPTPPPAPSARGDGRSHRILVAEDDAVNRKVIQHQLALLGHHCEIARNGVEALERWRDAPYDLLLTDLHMPEMDGYQLAGCIRREENGERRIPILVLTANALRDEATRAKAAGMDEYLTKPIRLATLKAALERWLPHTTAAAEPAKITQPGAAAPVEEILLDTQALDTLVGGDRQMAAEVLHDYVESLDALAIELEDSFGCGDHAAMGALAHRLKSSSRAVGAQRLAQLCSLLEQTAKAADSATLAHCTSEFRSIHAATRRQIEQQLAGEQPA from the coding sequence ATGAATCACAACGCGATGAAGGCCGCACTGGGTAGGGCGCCAGCCGACACGCCCATCTCCCCGATTGCGCACCTGCGCCGCTGCCTGATCGTCGCCCTCCTCTACGCCCTCGCCGGGGGCGCCGCGATGGTACTGCCCCTTTCCTCGGGGTACGCCTCCCCGGTATGGCCCGCCGCTGGGGTTGCGGTCGCCGCCCTGCTGATCTGGGGGCCGCGCTGCTGGCCGGGGGTCTGGCTCAGCGGGCTATCGACCAATCTCTGGTTCGATCCTTCCGCGGCCGGCGCCGGACTCGCGGCGCTGATCGCGAGCGCAGTCACCGCCCAGGCCCTGCTCGGCGCCTGGCTGGCGCGCCGCTATTTCCGCAACGACCTGCCGTTCGCCCACGACTGGAGGCTGGGCCGCGTCCTGATCGGCGCAGGACCGCTGGCCTGCCTCCTTTCCGCCTCATTGAGCACCGCCATCCGCTTCTTCGGTGGCCGGCTCGAGGAGGCCGCGCTGCTCGACGAATGGCTGCGCTGGTGGTCGGGAGACACCCTCGGCGTGCTGCTGTTCGCCCCGCTGAGCCTGCTGCTGTGGCCGGGCGCCCACCCCTTCCGGGTGCTTGGCGGCGGCAGCTACCGCTTCGCCCTGCCGCTGATCGTCACCACCGCGCTGCTGGTGCTCGGCCATCTCGGTCTGGCGCAACTCATAGACCTGCGCGCGCGCAGCCAGACCCACGCCCTGATGGAAGTCATCAGCGACAATGAAACCCAGGCCATCGTCGAAACGCTGCTGCCGCTCCAGGGACTGGCCCACTTCTTCACCGCCAGCCGTGAAGTCACGCGCGAAGAATTCCGCGAATACGCCCACAGCTTTCTCGATCACCCGGCGATCCTTTCGGTGGACTGGGCGCCGCGCATCACCGCCGCCCAGCGCAGCGGCTTCGAAGCATCGATGCTCGCCGAAGGCTTCGAGACCTTCCGCATCGCCGAACTGGACGATCAGGGAGAACTCCAGCCCGCCAGTCGCCGCGCCGAATACTTTCCGATCCTGTACAGCGAGCCGTTCGCCGTCAGCCGCGACGTCCTCGGCCTCGACCACGGCTTCGATCCGTTACGCCGCCAGGCAATGGCCACCGCCCGCGACAACGGCATCGCCGTCGCCTCCGACCGGATTCATCTGCCGCGCACCGGGCGCCACGCCTCGCTGGCCTACATCCCGGTGTGGCGACAGGCCGGCGGCGAACGGCCGCAGCACCCCGCCGGCTACGTGGCCGGCGTCGTCGACATCCCGCAGCTGTTCGCCCCGCTGGTCGAACGCGCCCGCGCACAAGGCCTCGCCGTGCGCATCACCGACATTACCCGGGACAACCCGCCACACCCGCTGATCGACGGCCTGCGCAGCGGCGCCAGCCCCGACTGGCGGCGCGAGTTCCACTTCGGCAGCCGCACCTGGCGCCTGGAAATGCAGCCCGACAGCCCGCCCCGCCTGCCCGGCCCGAGCAGCGAGGAGCGTCTCTTCCTCGGCTTCACCCTGCTCACCGCGCTGCTCGCGGCCTTCGCCACCCTCAGCAGTACCGGCCGCCACGCCCTTATCAACCGCGAGGTCAGCGAGCGCACCGCTCAGCTGCGCAGCGAACTCGACGCCCGCTCGGCGGCCGAGCGCGCCCTGCATCTGAGCGAAGAACGCTACCGCCAGCTGATCGAGCTCTCGCCCCTTGGCATCCTGGTGCAGTGCGATGGCCGCTTCATGTTCGTCAACACCCGCACCCTGGCGATGTTCGGCGCCCGTTCCGCCGATCAGCTGCTGGGCCGCGCCCTCATCGATTTCGTTCACCCCGACAGCCGCGACATCATTCGCGAGCGCACCGAACTGCGCAGCAAAGGGCTGCCCGCTCCCAACCCGACGGTGATCCACTATCACCGCCTGGACGGCTCCTATTCCTGGGCCGAGCTCAGCTCGGTGCCTTACCTGCACGGCGGGCGCCTCGGCTCGCTGATCCTGCTCAACGACATCAGCGCGCGCATCCGTGCCGAAGAGCAGCACGACCGCTTCTTCAACCTCTCCCTCGACCTGTTCTGCATCGCCTCCACCGACGGCCATTTCAAGAGCGTCAACCCCGCCTTCACCCGGATCCTGGGCTGGAGCGAGGAGGAACTGCTCAGTCGCCCGATGTTCGACTTCGTCCATCCCGACGACATTCCCGCCACCCGCCACGAGCTGCAGCACCTGGCGCATAACAACAACAGCACGCTGGGCTTCGAGAACCGCTACCGCTGCAAGGACGGCTCCTGGCGCTGGCTGAGCTGGAAGGCCCTGCCCCAGCCGGGCCAGCTGCTGTTCGCCACCGCGCGGGACATGACCGAGCAGCACCGCGCCGCGCGGCAGCTCACCGAGCTCAATGCCGAGCTGCAGCAGCGCATCGAGGAGCGCAGCCGGACCCTGACCGAGCTGGAAGCCAAAAAGGAGGAAATCCGCGCGGTTCTCGATCACCTGCTCGAATGCGTGATCACCATCGACCGCCACGGCACCATCCGTCGCGTCAACCCGGCGATCGAGCCGCTGCTCGGCTACACCCCCGCGGAACTGCTCGGGCGCAACGTCTCCTGCCTGATGGACAGTCCCCACCGTGACCAGCATGACGGCTACCTGGCACGCTACCTGCAGAGCGGCGAACGCCACATCATCGGCTCCAGCCGCGAAGTGACCGGGCGCCACAAGAACGGCACGGCGGTCAGCCTGGAGCTGAGCGTGTCCGAGTACCGCATCGACGGCGAGCACCTGTTCATCGGCACCTTGCGCGACATCCGCGAGCGCCGGGCGCTGATCGCCAGTCTCACCCAGGCCCGCGAGGACGCCGAGCAGGCCAGCCGCGCCAAGTCGGCCTTCCTCGCCGCCATGAGCCACGAGATCCGCACGCCGATGAACGGCGTGATCGGCCTGATCGACGTGCTCGCCCAGGATGATCTGAACCTCCAGCAGGCCGATCTGGTGAAGACCATCCGCGAGTCGGCGGGCAATCTGCTCAGCATCATCGACGACATCCTCGACTTCTCGAAGATCGAAGCCGGCAAGCTGGAGATCGGTCAGGAGACGGTCGATTTCCCCGCCCTGCTGGAAGAGCAGGGCCGCACCCTGATACCGCTCGCCGAGGCCAAAGGCGTCGATCTCGAGGTACACGTGGAAGCCGGGATGCCACGGTGGATCCACGCCGACCCGCTGCGCCTGCGGCAGATCCTCTGCAACCTGGTCGGCAACGCGATCAAGTTCTCTTCCACCGAACGCAACCCCAGCGCCGGCCGCGGCCGAATCCACGTGCGCGCCCGGGTGCGGGCCGCCACTCCGCTGCAGGTGGTCCTCGAAGTCGAGGACAACGGCATCGGCATCAGCGCAGCGCATCAGCGCAATCTGTTCACCCCCTTTACCCAGGCCGAAAGCTCGACCACCCGCCGCTTCGGCGGCACCGGCCTGGGCCTGGCGATCTGCAAGCGCCTGGTCGACCTGATGAATGGCGAAATCGGCGTCGACAGTTGCCCGGGGCGAGGGTCGCTATTCAGCGTCCGCCTGCCGCTGGAGCCGGCCAGCCCCCCGGCCAGCATCGACCCTACGCCACCACCAGCCCCGTCGGCACGGGGCGACGGACGCAGCCACCGCATCCTGGTCGCCGAAGACGATGCGGTGAACCGCAAGGTAATCCAGCACCAGCTGGCCTTGCTCGGCCATCACTGCGAGATTGCCCGCAACGGCGTCGAAGCCCTGGAGAGGTGGCGTGATGCACCCTACGACCTGCTGCTGACCGACCTGCACATGCCGGAGATGGACGGCTACCAGCTCGCCGGGTGCATCCGCCGCGAGGAAAACGGCGAGCGGCGCATCCCGATCCTGGTCCTCACCGCGAATGCCTTGCGCGATGAAGCCACACGAGCCAAAGCGGCCGGAATGGACGAATACCTGACCAAGCCAATCCGGCTTGCCACGCTGAAAGCGGCACTCGAGCGCTGGCTGCCGCACACGACCGCCGCCGCCGAACCCGCCAAGATCACTCAACCCGGCGCCGCCGCACCGGTCGAGGAGATCCTGCTCGATACGCAGGCGCTGGACACCCTGGTCGGGGGCGACCGGCAGATGGCCGCCGAAGTCCTTCACGACTATGTCGAATCGCTCGATGCACTGGCCATCGAACTCGAAGACAGCTTCGGATGCGGGGACCACGCCGCCATGGGCGCCCTCGCCCATCGCCTGAAGTCGTCTTCCCGGGCCGTCGGTGCCCAACGCCTGGCGCAGCTGTGCAGCCTGCTGGAACAGACCGCAAAAGCGGCCGATAGCGCCACCCTGGCGCACTGCACCAGCGAATTCCGCAGCATCCACGCCGCCACGCGACGACAAATAGAACAGCAGCTGGCCGGCGAACAACCGGCCTGA
- the gltX gene encoding glutamate--tRNA ligase produces MPATPASRPVRTRFAPSPTGYLHIGGARTALFSWAYARRHGGAFILRIEDTDVARSTPAALQAILDGMRWLGLAHDEGPFYQMQRMERYKDVIRQMLAAGTAYPCYMAAEELDRLREEQRARGEKPRYDGRWRPEAGKILPPPPEGVQPVVRFRNPTTGVVAWDDLVKGRIEIGNAELDDFIIARADGTPTYNFCVVVDDWDMGITHVIRGDDHVNNTPRQINVLQALGAEVPLYAHLSMILGDDGTKLSKRHGAVSVMQYFDDGYLPEAVINYLARLGWSHGDAEVFSRQQFVEWFDLDHITPSAAQFNTEKLNWLNAQYLKKADDAFLAAEVANRLARREVDPETGVSLEAVVALYKDRVANLNELADAVELFVAEVHPAPEVIGQHLTEPARAALASLRRRLAEVAWDKAALAQAIKDTMAEHSLKMPQVAIPLRVAVLGVAQTPAIDAVLEVLGRERVLARLDRHL; encoded by the coding sequence ATGCCCGCAACGCCTGCCTCCCGTCCCGTTCGCACCCGTTTTGCCCCCAGCCCGACCGGCTACCTGCACATCGGCGGCGCCCGCACCGCGCTGTTTTCCTGGGCGTATGCCCGCCGCCACGGCGGGGCCTTCATCCTGCGCATCGAGGACACCGACGTCGCCCGCTCGACCCCGGCGGCGCTGCAGGCCATCCTCGACGGCATGCGCTGGCTCGGCCTCGCGCACGACGAAGGCCCGTTCTACCAGATGCAGCGCATGGAGCGGTACAAGGACGTGATCCGCCAGATGCTCGCCGCCGGCACCGCCTACCCCTGCTACATGGCGGCGGAAGAACTCGACCGCCTTCGCGAGGAACAGCGCGCCCGCGGCGAGAAGCCGCGCTACGACGGGCGCTGGCGCCCCGAGGCGGGCAAGATCCTGCCGCCGCCGCCCGAAGGCGTGCAGCCGGTGGTGCGCTTCCGTAACCCGACGACAGGCGTGGTGGCGTGGGACGACCTGGTCAAGGGCCGTATCGAGATCGGTAACGCCGAGCTCGACGACTTCATCATCGCCCGCGCCGACGGCACGCCGACCTACAACTTCTGCGTGGTGGTGGACGACTGGGACATGGGCATCACCCACGTCATCCGTGGCGACGACCACGTCAACAACACCCCGCGTCAGATCAACGTGCTGCAGGCGCTCGGTGCCGAAGTGCCGCTGTACGCCCACCTGTCGATGATCCTCGGCGACGACGGCACCAAGCTCTCCAAGCGCCACGGCGCGGTGAGCGTGATGCAGTACTTTGATGACGGCTATCTGCCCGAAGCGGTGATCAACTACCTCGCGCGCCTGGGCTGGAGCCACGGCGACGCTGAAGTCTTCAGCCGTCAGCAGTTCGTCGAGTGGTTCGACCTCGACCACATCACGCCCTCGGCGGCGCAGTTCAACACCGAAAAGCTCAACTGGCTCAACGCCCAGTACCTGAAGAAGGCCGACGACGCCTTCCTCGCCGCCGAAGTCGCCAACCGCCTGGCCCGGCGCGAAGTCGATCCGGAAACCGGGGTGTCCCTGGAAGCGGTGGTGGCGCTGTACAAGGACCGGGTCGCCAACCTCAACGAACTGGCCGACGCGGTCGAGCTGTTCGTCGCCGAGGTGCATCCGGCGCCGGAAGTGATCGGCCAGCACCTGACCGAGCCCGCCCGCGCCGCGCTCGCCAGCCTGCGCCGCCGCCTCGCCGAGGTCGCCTGGGACAAGGCTGCACTGGCGCAGGCGATCAAGGACACGATGGCCGAGCACAGCCTGAAGATGCCGCAGGTGGCGATCCCGCTGCGCGTCGCCGTGCTCGGCGTGGCGCAGACGCCCGCGATCGACGCGGTGCTCGAAGTGCTGGGGCGCGAACGCGTGCTCGCGCGCCTCGATCGCCACCTCTGA
- the mnmC gene encoding bifunctional tRNA (5-methylaminomethyl-2-thiouridine)(34)-methyltransferase MnmD/FAD-dependent 5-carboxymethylaminomethyl-2-thiouridine(34) oxidoreductase MnmC, producing MAAQPLVPARLAFTEDGTPWSDTFGDVYHSADGGLGQANHVFLAGNGLPQRWRGHERFVVLETGFGLGLNFLATWASWRDDPERCGRLHFVSCERHPFTADDLAHLHRRWPQFAELSAALRAQWPVLAPGLHRLHLDDERVTLTLYLGDAREGLVQLVARADAFYLDGFSPARNPELWSPQLCRLLARLAAPDATLATWSVAGAVRRHLRDAGFELTKTPGFGGKRQMLRGRLRGAETAAVRSAGGRPDTASLPEIPAAAPRHALIVGAGLAGCALAERLAARGWSIELIDAAAAPARGASGNLAGVLRPLPSVDDNRMSRLTRAGTLYGWRHITRLRAAGEAVKAEACGVLHLARDDAQAAKMGAVVERLALPPGHLRYVDADEASTLAGWPVPIGGWWFGDSGWVHPPSLCAANLARHGDRVRPHFDRKLGALQHDDNGWCAVDEQGVKIAGAAVLVLAIGTAVRDFVPARLLPVGSARGQVSLLPATPGDAPRVVVCRGGYVSPEVDGQHCTGASFDSDDEDAAPRLGDHAANLARLDAMLPGITAGLAPADVGGRVGFRPTSPDRLPMVGALPAASAVAPATPLAAIPRQPDAWVLSGYGARGLVWSEIAAELLASVLDGDPLPLERDLCEALDPARFLLRPPRAPQSAD from the coding sequence ATGGCAGCGCAACCCCTCGTTCCGGCACGCCTCGCCTTCACCGAAGACGGCACGCCCTGGTCCGACACCTTCGGCGACGTCTACCATTCCGCCGACGGCGGCCTGGGCCAGGCGAATCACGTGTTCCTCGCCGGCAACGGCCTGCCGCAGCGCTGGCGCGGCCACGAGCGCTTCGTGGTGCTGGAGACCGGCTTCGGCCTGGGGCTCAATTTCCTCGCCACCTGGGCGTCCTGGCGTGACGATCCCGAACGCTGCGGGCGGCTCCACTTCGTTTCCTGCGAACGCCACCCTTTCACCGCCGACGATCTCGCCCACCTGCACCGGCGCTGGCCGCAGTTCGCCGAACTGTCCGCGGCGCTGCGCGCGCAGTGGCCGGTGCTCGCCCCCGGCCTGCACCGCCTCCACCTCGACGACGAGCGCGTCACCCTGACGCTGTATTTGGGCGATGCGCGCGAAGGCCTGGTGCAGCTCGTCGCCCGGGCCGACGCCTTCTACCTCGACGGTTTTTCCCCGGCCAGGAACCCCGAACTGTGGTCGCCGCAGCTTTGCCGCCTGCTCGCCCGCCTCGCCGCGCCGGACGCGACCCTCGCCACCTGGTCGGTTGCCGGCGCGGTGCGCCGGCACCTGCGCGACGCCGGCTTCGAGCTGACGAAGACACCCGGCTTCGGCGGCAAGCGCCAGATGCTGCGCGGACGCCTGCGAGGCGCCGAAACCGCCGCGGTGCGCTCTGCAGGCGGGCGGCCGGATACCGCCTCCCTGCCGGAGATCCCCGCCGCGGCGCCGCGCCATGCCCTGATCGTCGGCGCCGGTCTCGCCGGCTGCGCGCTGGCCGAGCGCCTCGCCGCCCGTGGCTGGAGCATCGAGCTGATCGACGCCGCCGCCGCGCCCGCCCGCGGCGCCTCCGGCAACCTCGCCGGGGTGCTGCGCCCGCTCCCCAGCGTCGACGACAACCGCATGAGCCGGCTGACGCGCGCCGGCACGCTCTACGGCTGGCGCCACATCACCCGCCTGCGCGCCGCAGGCGAGGCGGTGAAGGCCGAGGCCTGCGGCGTGCTGCATCTGGCGCGCGACGACGCCCAGGCGGCGAAGATGGGCGCCGTGGTCGAGCGCCTCGCCCTGCCCCCCGGCCACCTGCGCTACGTCGACGCCGACGAGGCCTCCACCCTTGCCGGCTGGCCGGTGCCGATCGGCGGCTGGTGGTTCGGCGACAGCGGCTGGGTGCATCCGCCCAGCCTGTGCGCGGCCAACCTCGCCCGTCACGGCGATCGGGTCCGCCCCCATTTCGACCGCAAGCTCGGCGCCCTGCAGCACGACGACAACGGCTGGTGCGCCGTCGACGAACAGGGCGTGAAGATCGCCGGCGCCGCGGTGCTGGTGCTCGCCATCGGCACCGCGGTGCGTGACTTCGTCCCCGCCCGCCTGCTGCCGGTCGGCAGCGCGCGCGGCCAGGTCTCGTTGCTGCCGGCGACCCCCGGCGACGCGCCGCGGGTGGTCGTATGCCGCGGTGGCTACGTCAGCCCCGAAGTCGACGGCCAGCACTGCACCGGCGCCAGCTTCGACAGCGACGACGAGGATGCGGCGCCACGCCTGGGCGACCACGCCGCCAACCTCGCCCGGCTCGACGCCATGCTGCCGGGCATCACCGCCGGGCTCGCGCCCGCCGATGTCGGCGGCCGCGTCGGCTTCCGCCCGACTTCGCCCGACCGCCTGCCGATGGTCGGCGCCCTTCCTGCCGCATCCGCAGTCGCCCCGGCCACCCCGCTCGCCGCCATCCCGCGCCAACCCGACGCCTGGGTGCTGTCGGGCTACGGTGCGCGCGGCCTGGTGTGGTCGGAGATCGCCGCCGAACTGCTCGCCAGCGTGCTCGACGGCGACCCGCTGCCGCTCGAGCGCGACCTGTGCGAGGCGCTCGATCCGGCACGCTTCCTGCTGCGCCCGCCCCGCGCCCCCCAGAGCGCGGACTGA
- a CDS encoding DUF808 domain-containing protein, whose amino-acid sequence MAGGSLFLLLDDIASVLDDVATMTKVATKKTAGVLGDDLALNAQQVAGVRAERELPVVWAVAKGSLINKAILVPAALAISAFVPWLIAPLLMLGGAFLCFEGFEKLVHKFLHRKEDAEHHREVVKALIDPDADLAALEKDKIKGAVRTDFILSAEIIVIALGVVGGMDFGTQVAVLVSVAVMMTIGVYGLVAGIVKLDDAGLFLSRLANAVARGIGAAILWLAPWLMRTLSVLGTVAMFLVGGGILTHGLPPVHHLIETLTADLDGLSGALLPSLLDGMFGVIAGALVLVAVSLGRHLLPARTAAH is encoded by the coding sequence ATGGCCGGCGGCAGCCTGTTCCTGCTTCTCGACGACATCGCGAGCGTGCTCGACGACGTCGCCACGATGACCAAGGTCGCAACCAAGAAGACCGCCGGCGTGCTGGGCGACGACCTTGCGCTCAACGCCCAGCAGGTCGCCGGTGTGCGCGCCGAGCGCGAACTGCCGGTGGTATGGGCGGTGGCGAAAGGTTCGCTGATCAACAAGGCGATCCTGGTGCCGGCGGCGCTGGCGATCAGCGCCTTCGTGCCCTGGCTGATCGCTCCGCTGCTGATGCTGGGCGGCGCCTTCCTGTGCTTCGAAGGTTTCGAGAAGCTGGTGCACAAGTTCCTGCACCGCAAGGAAGACGCCGAACACCACCGCGAGGTCGTGAAGGCGCTGATCGATCCGGACGCCGATCTGGCCGCACTGGAGAAGGACAAGATCAAGGGCGCGGTGCGGACCGACTTCATCCTTTCGGCGGAGATCATCGTCATCGCGCTCGGCGTCGTCGGCGGCATGGACTTCGGCACCCAGGTCGCGGTGCTGGTCAGCGTCGCGGTGATGATGACGATCGGGGTGTACGGCCTCGTCGCCGGCATCGTCAAGCTCGACGACGCCGGGCTGTTCCTCAGTCGCCTGGCCAACGCAGTTGCGCGCGGCATCGGTGCGGCAATCCTGTGGCTGGCGCCGTGGCTGATGCGCACGCTGTCGGTGCTGGGCACGGTGGCGATGTTCCTCGTCGGCGGCGGCATCCTGACGCACGGCCTGCCGCCGGTGCATCACCTGATCGAAACCCTGACTGCCGACCTCGACGGTCTGAGCGGCGCCCTGCTGCCGAGCCTGCTCGACGGCATGTTCGGCGTGATCGCCGGCGCGCTGGTGCTGGTGGCCGTCAGCCTCGGCAGGCATCTGCTGCCCGCGCGGACAGCCGCCCACTGA